The Syntrophobotulus glycolicus DSM 8271 DNA window CCTTACGGCTGGCGGAAGTCCAACAGCCGAAAACCGTGGCGACCTTATCTTTTTGCAACAGTTTCTTGGCTTTTTCAGCAAAAGTAGCTGGATTGGATGCCCCATCCTCAATAACCGGCTCCAGTTTTTTACCCAAGACTCCTCCCGCAGCGTTAATTTCCTCAATGGCCATTAACTCGGCATCCTTTACTGACACTTCACTGATGGCCATTGTCCCGCTTAATGAATGCATAATCCCCACTTTGATGGTATCCTCGGAAGCGGGACCTTGCGCGGTCTGATTCGCTCCGCATCCGGTCAGAACCATGGAAAGAATCAAAATCACCATGATTCCTCTTGCCATACCACTTTTGAACCTTTTCGCACCACTGTTTTTCATACACTTGCCGCCTCTCTTTTTTGTTCAACATGATTATGGCCATAATCATGTCCAGGGTGTCGGTAGCATGCCTGCCGCATACCAAAACAAAAAGCGCCGTGCCGTATATCGCTCTCCTCTGAGCAGCCGAATATACTTTGCACACAGCGCCTCTGCCGGTATTTCCACTTCATTTGAATAATCTTATTTTAACGATTCTATCGGTTTATTTGAACATGACAAATCGGCTATTTTACCCTAAAAAAATGCAAAACCGCCTCGTGCGAGACGGCCCGTCAGTTTGATCTTCATCCTTGTTTTTTAAATTCAAGCGGCGTATACCCGCTATATTGCTTGAATAACCGGCAAAAATAATCCGGACTGCTATACCCAAGCCGTTCACTTATTTCATAGTTCTTATACTCTCCGGTCCGTAAAAGCATTTTAGCCCGTTCCATTTTTACCTTCGTCACATAATCGGTAAAATTGCAGCCGGTTTTTTGCTTAAACAGTTTGCCCACGTAGCTTTTGCTGACATGGACCTCCCCTGCGATGTCTTCCAGCGAGATCTCCGCTTCCGGATGCTGCATAACATACCGGCAGGTCTTGTTGATAATGCTGTCGGTATGATACAGTTCGTATTTTTTGATTACGGCCAGCATTTTCTGAATATATTCCAAAAACATCAGTCTAATCTCCGGCACCGATTTCAACTGTCCGGCAGTCACCTCAAAGGTCTTGTTTTCTATTTCCTTCAGCCAGGGGAAAGCTTGATAAATTTCTTCACCGATATTTGCCCGCAGCTTTTCAAATACTCTGTCGGCTTTAAATAAATCTTCACCTACCGCCAGCACCAGTTCGGAAAATATATTTTCCGCTTCAGCGACAGCCGCGTCGCTGCCTGTCAACAGCAAATCCAGCAATTTTCTCTCCTGGCGCAGCGGGTAGTAGAGCTTAAGACTTTCCTCAATCAGCTTTTGCTCTTCCGCGAGTTGACGCCGGCGCAGCCGCTTTTCCTCCAAATGACCTTTTGCCCTCAGCAGTGTTTCACCGAGAACACTATCATCCAGGGGCTTCGTCATGTAATCAAAGACACCAAACCGGATGCCTTGCTGCGCATATTCAAAATCGTTATACGTGCTGAGCAGGATCAAACAAATATCCATAGCGTGGATCTTCAGCTGGTGTAAAAACTCAATGCCATCCATCCCGGGCATGCGAATATCTGTAATGACAAGATCAAACCGGCCGCCCGCGAGGATCTTCAGCGCTTCCTTGCCGTCACAGGCCTCGGCGTCGATCACGAAGCCATAGTTATTCCACTGTTTAAAACGCTTCAGCATATATCTTACTGTGCGATCATCATCGACAATCAATACCCTGTACATAGCCCACACTCCCGGCGACAGCCATCTAAATGAATGGATTTCAGTACCGCGTGATGCTCTGAATCACCATTGCGTATGAAAACAAAAAGCACCGTGCGTATATCGCTCCCATCCGAATATACTTTGCACACAGCGCCTCTGCTGGTATTTTACACTTTCACCTTGAATGATTATAGTTTAACGATTTTATCGGTGTAAATGAACATGACAAATCCGCTATTTTACCCTACAAAAATGCAAAAACCGCCGCCATCAGCTCTGATTACCGTAGATTTTGATAAGGTCCTGCAATTCCACAGCCGCTTCATCAAGACTGTACTGGAAAATTTTTTCATGCAACCGGTGATATTCCCTATCTGTCAAGCCTTTGGCAAAACAATGCCGGTAGCGCTCAAAAAATCGTTTTGCTTCGGCATCCCCATCCTCCGACAACTTCAACAATCGTCCTAAAATCTCACCTAAATTGACGGTTTCCGTTTTCTCCGCATCATTTGCCGTTAATGTTTCAACGAACTGCTCTGCGGCGGCGCAGCTTTCCGAAAGCGCGGCAACCAGAACCGCCGCTTCATGATCTAACTCTGACCAATTTGAATCCCGCAAGGCTTTTCCCACTGCCTGTGCCGCTTGCTTTAGAGAGTTCGCCCCAATATTAGCGGCAACTCCCTTGACTGTATGCGCCAATTGCCGTGCTTCTTGAAGATGGCGGGCCCCAATAAACTCTTTTAATCGCTCGCCATCGCCGCGATGATTGGCAATAAACTGGACGAGAATACTGCGGTAGACGTCCCGCTTGCCGCCAATACGCCTAAGCCCGCTTTGCAAATCAATATCCGCCTGTTGTTTAGAGCCCTCAATCACATCCTCTGTTAACGCCGTTTGATCTCCTGCATTAAAGATCTGCCGCAAAACATTAATCATCTTTGCCGGATCTAACGGCTTTGTCAGGTAATTATTCATCCCGGCCTGTTTCGCTTTAGCCACTACTCCTTCAAGCGCATCAGCCGACAGTGCGATAATCGGGATATTTTCCCCGTCATCCAGCATTCTTACCCTGCGGGCCGTTTCATAGCCATCCATCTCCGGCATGCGAATATCCATGAGTATGGCGTCATACTGATTTTCACCGACCATCTTTAAGGCTTCAAAACCGCTTTCAGCCCCCTCGACAGTAAAGCCCAGCCTCAGCAAAATTTCCTTTGTCATTTCCAGATTGACGGCATTATCTTCGACCAGTAATAATTTTTTGCTGCAAAAAATTTGCCAAAGTCCGGTCGTTTTCTTTTCCTTATGCCCTGCCGGCAACCGCTCGCCCAGTTCGAACATTGCGGTAAAACTAAAGGTTGAGCCTTCCCCTACTACGCTTTTTAAAAATATATCCCCGCCCATAAGACGGACAATTTTTTTGCTGATCGCCAGCCCCAGCCCACTTCCTCCATATTTGCGGGATGTCGATGTATCGCCTTGGGTAAAGACTTCAAAGAGCTGCTCTATTTGTCTTTGTGGTATGCCGATCCCTGTGTCCGCTACATGGAAACAAAGCATAACGGTTCGGTTTTTCTGTTCCTTCAATTCTACAAAAAGCTGCAGGCTACCCTCATGCGTAAATTTAATCCCATTGGAAAGAAGATTCAAAATAACTTGTTTCAGTCTTGTCGTATCGCCCTTTAAATAACGCGGCACATCAGGCTTAATCGTAAAATTAAACTGCAGCTTTTTACGTCTGATTTCAACCTCCAGCATACTGCAGAGATCCTCGATTAAAAGATACAAATCAAAGTCAACGGCTTCAAGCACCATTTTTTTGGCTTCCAGCTTGGAAAAATCAAGAATTTCATTAATAATCTCCAATAAGTTTTTTGATGCCAGTCCTAAATTCCGGACATATTCGGTTTGCTTCTCTTCCAAAAATGTGTTTTCCAGTAGATATTGATAACCGATAATCGTATGTAAAGGTGTTCTGATTTCGTGACTCATCTGAGCCAAAAATTCACTTTTTGCTTTATTTGCCGTTTCCGCTTCTTCTTTAGCTGCTTTCATGGTCTCTTCCGCCTTTTTCCTCTTCACCAGCTCTTCTTGAAATGAATTGGACAAAGCGTTGAAGGTCTGCGCAAGCATACGCAATTCCAGGGACCCGTCAGGGACTAAACTGAATTTTTCATCGCGGAAAGAGAATACCTTTAATCGTTCTGTATACTGATTGATGGGTGAGGTAACCTGCCGAAAAAGAATTCTAATGAGTCCGGCAACCGCGCAAATGATAATCACCGCTAATACTGTCTGCAAGATTGCCGCTTTCGTCGTCGCCTGACGGGCAACGGCCAATTCCGCTTCCAGGCGATTATTCATAATGGATTGGAAACTGGCAATCGGTCCCATGATACTCTCCTTATCCTCGGCATATTTTGCATCAAACATAATATTGCGGGCTTTGGCTAATTTCTCTGTCGGATTTAATTGCTGATCACCGGCATTCAAATGAAATGCCGCCACTTCTATCGGCATATTCGCTTCAGGAACATCATCCGCTTCTAAAACCAGCCTCATGGAATGCCGCTCGGTTTCCACAAGTGCGTCGGAATTTCTTTTCGCCTCTGCTAAAAGCGTCATTTCCTCACTTGGCGAATTCAGCTCGCCGAGCCGGGCGATCACCTCATCCCGTGTTTTCGTCGTATTGATTTCCTCCCAGTATTTGTTCATATGATCAACATCTTTAGTCACAGCGTACTTTCTCGCTTCATCTGTTAAATAGTCCGAAGCTGTTGCAAGATTAATTCCTAATTGCTTAAACTCCGTTCGGCGCTGCTCGGCAACTCGCTCGTC harbors:
- a CDS encoding response regulator — its product is MYRVLIVDDDRTVRYMLKRFKQWNNYGFVIDAEACDGKEALKILAGGRFDLVITDIRMPGMDGIEFLHQLKIHAMDICLILLSTYNDFEYAQQGIRFGVFDYMTKPLDDSVLGETLLRAKGHLEEKRLRRRQLAEEQKLIEESLKLYYPLRQERKLLDLLLTGSDAAVAEAENIFSELVLAVGEDLFKADRVFEKLRANIGEEIYQAFPWLKEIENKTFEVTAGQLKSVPEIRLMFLEYIQKMLAVIKKYELYHTDSIINKTCRYVMQHPEAEISLEDIAGEVHVSKSYVGKLFKQKTGCNFTDYVTKVKMERAKMLLRTGEYKNYEISERLGYSSPDYFCRLFKQYSGYTPLEFKKQG
- a CDS encoding hybrid sensor histidine kinase/response regulator, translated to MAGKFVIKHSTISALMLGIFFLIAILLGSSILYMNSSIHDERVAEQRRTEFKQLGINLATASDYLTDEARKYAVTKDVDHMNKYWEEINTTKTRDEVIARLGELNSPSEEMTLLAEAKRNSDALVETERHSMRLVLEADDVPEANMPIEVAAFHLNAGDQQLNPTEKLAKARNIMFDAKYAEDKESIMGPIASFQSIMNNRLEAELAVARQATTKAAILQTVLAVIIICAVAGLIRILFRQVTSPINQYTERLKVFSFRDEKFSLVPDGSLELRMLAQTFNALSNSFQEELVKRKKAEETMKAAKEEAETANKAKSEFLAQMSHEIRTPLHTIIGYQYLLENTFLEEKQTEYVRNLGLASKNLLEIINEILDFSKLEAKKMVLEAVDFDLYLLIEDLCSMLEVEIRRKKLQFNFTIKPDVPRYLKGDTTRLKQVILNLLSNGIKFTHEGSLQLFVELKEQKNRTVMLCFHVADTGIGIPQRQIEQLFEVFTQGDTSTSRKYGGSGLGLAISKKIVRLMGGDIFLKSVVGEGSTFSFTAMFELGERLPAGHKEKKTTGLWQIFCSKKLLLVEDNAVNLEMTKEILLRLGFTVEGAESGFEALKMVGENQYDAILMDIRMPEMDGYETARRVRMLDDGENIPIIALSADALEGVVAKAKQAGMNNYLTKPLDPAKMINVLRQIFNAGDQTALTEDVIEGSKQQADIDLQSGLRRIGGKRDVYRSILVQFIANHRGDGERLKEFIGARHLQEARQLAHTVKGVAANIGANSLKQAAQAVGKALRDSNWSELDHEAAVLVAALSESCAAAEQFVETLTANDAEKTETVNLGEILGRLLKLSEDGDAEAKRFFERYRHCFAKGLTDREYHRLHEKIFQYSLDEAAVELQDLIKIYGNQS